A genomic window from Levilactobacillus yonginensis includes:
- a CDS encoding MIP/aquaporin family protein — protein sequence MQKYAAEFFGTFMLVFLGTGAVTVAAGSTLTIGLAFGLAITVSAYAFGGISGGHFNPAVTTAMLINRRIGAKDALGYVVAQVLGATVASAFIKLFVGGLGLATNQLGQTDFPKISTGLAFLVETLVTFLFLLVILNVTSDRHGNGDFAGVTIGVTLAFLIIVALNLTGGSLNPARSFGPAIFAGGSALSHLWLYILAPEVGAILAAFVGRLMGSED from the coding sequence ATGCAGAAATATGCTGCAGAGTTTTTTGGAACTTTCATGCTGGTCTTCTTAGGGACTGGGGCAGTTACCGTTGCGGCGGGCAGTACCTTAACGATTGGACTAGCCTTTGGGTTAGCCATTACGGTGTCTGCGTACGCATTCGGCGGCATTTCTGGGGGTCATTTCAACCCGGCTGTGACGACAGCGATGTTGATCAACCGGCGAATTGGTGCCAAGGATGCCCTGGGTTACGTGGTAGCTCAGGTGCTGGGGGCGACGGTGGCTTCGGCGTTCATCAAACTGTTCGTTGGTGGCCTAGGCTTGGCAACGAATCAATTGGGCCAAACGGATTTCCCAAAGATTTCAACGGGACTAGCTTTCTTGGTTGAAACGTTGGTGACTTTCTTATTCCTACTGGTAATCTTGAACGTCACGAGTGACCGGCATGGTAATGGTGACTTTGCGGGTGTCACGATTGGGGTGACGCTGGCGTTCTTAATCATTGTGGCCTTGAACCTGACTGGTGGCTCCTTGAATCCAGCGCGGTCATTTGGACCAGCTATTTTTGCTGGTGGAAGTGCACTGTCACACCTGTGGTTGTACATTCTGGCACCAGAGGTTGGGGCTATCTTGGCGGCGTTCGTTGGCCGGTTAATGGGTAGCGAAGATTAA
- a CDS encoding subtype B tannase, with the protein MTDPLRFNEKNYDSATATVGTTRVTYRAFKDLTYVAQPVDDCQKLNIFVPEGYFNGQAINGYTRVTAPIFMPNTVGGYLPGPRDFPGNPAPYSRSTTILQALKRGYVVVSAGLRGRTTQNIQNEYLGKAPAFIVDMKAAVRYVKYNAGWLPGNPDRIITNGTSAGGATSALMGASGNADFFETPLQEIGAAPATDDIFAVSAYCPVHNLAHADAAYEWQFNGINQWHRQRVRIENNQRICTPIHGQLSPDEQGLSRELKAAFVPYLNSLGLRDIAGNPLTLDATGEGSFKQEIERAILMSAQRALAAGTDVTKYAGITVSNRTVTGLDWSRYLRAITRMKSVPAFDALDLGNPENDLFGNRLTPARHFTQFSQDHSTVSALLADPLLVAAVNPVTYLMTKQSHVAPHWRIRHGAADRDTSFAIPMILATKLANRGYDVDFKLPWATPHSGDYDLPELFRWIDNLCQTATK; encoded by the coding sequence ATGACGGATCCACTACGGTTTAATGAAAAAAATTACGACTCAGCAACGGCGACCGTGGGGACAACCCGGGTAACTTACCGCGCCTTTAAGGATCTAACCTACGTGGCACAACCAGTTGATGACTGTCAGAAGCTCAATATTTTCGTACCAGAGGGCTACTTTAACGGCCAGGCCATCAATGGCTATACGCGGGTTACGGCCCCCATCTTCATGCCTAATACCGTCGGGGGGTATTTACCCGGGCCCCGAGACTTCCCTGGCAATCCAGCGCCGTATAGTAGGAGTACCACTATTCTTCAGGCTCTGAAACGGGGCTACGTCGTTGTCTCAGCCGGATTACGAGGACGGACGACGCAGAACATACAAAACGAGTATTTGGGTAAGGCACCCGCCTTTATTGTAGATATGAAGGCTGCCGTGCGCTACGTAAAATACAATGCGGGCTGGCTTCCGGGTAATCCTGATCGCATCATCACCAATGGTACCAGTGCGGGTGGGGCGACCTCAGCCTTGATGGGGGCCAGTGGAAACGCTGATTTCTTTGAGACGCCCTTACAAGAAATTGGCGCGGCCCCGGCTACGGACGATATTTTTGCAGTTTCAGCGTACTGCCCGGTGCACAATCTGGCGCACGCCGATGCCGCTTACGAGTGGCAATTCAACGGTATCAACCAGTGGCACCGTCAACGCGTTCGCATTGAAAATAATCAGCGAATCTGTACGCCGATTCACGGCCAACTTTCGCCGGATGAACAGGGGTTGTCGCGTGAGCTCAAAGCAGCATTTGTGCCGTATCTTAATAGCTTGGGACTCAGAGATATTGCTGGTAATCCGTTGACCTTAGATGCAACCGGTGAGGGGAGTTTTAAACAAGAGATTGAGCGCGCAATTTTAATGTCCGCCCAGCGGGCACTAGCTGCTGGAACCGATGTGACTAAGTATGCTGGCATTACGGTAAGTAATCGTACGGTGACTGGGCTCGACTGGTCCCGTTACTTACGGGCCATTACACGAATGAAGAGTGTTCCGGCCTTTGATGCTTTGGACCTCGGTAATCCTGAAAATGACCTGTTTGGCAATCGATTGACACCGGCCCGACACTTTACTCAGTTTTCGCAGGACCATTCAACGGTTTCGGCGTTGCTGGCTGACCCGTTATTGGTTGCCGCAGTGAATCCCGTAACGTACTTGATGACTAAGCAGAGTCACGTGGCTCCTCACTGGCGGATTCGTCACGGAGCAGCGGACCGGGATACGTCGTTTGCTATCCCTATGATTTTAGCCACGAAATTAG
- a CDS encoding iron chaperone: MSPIPAYLTEKVAPEHQAQLTELYHLLQALLPTATERFSYGMPAFYIDGKPVIYFAAAKHHLGLYPTPSPIAHFANELVAYRTSKGAIQLPYDQPLPTDLITQIVTFRVHEITD, encoded by the coding sequence ATGTCCCCCATCCCCGCCTATCTAACCGAAAAAGTCGCACCAGAACATCAAGCCCAACTAACTGAGCTCTATCACCTGCTCCAAGCGTTGCTCCCCACTGCTACCGAACGATTCAGCTACGGCATGCCCGCCTTCTACATCGATGGCAAACCTGTCATTTACTTCGCCGCTGCTAAACATCACCTGGGCCTCTACCCCACACCATCACCCATTGCTCACTTTGCCAATGAGTTAGTAGCCTATCGCACGTCCAAGGGGGCCATCCAACTGCCTTACGACCAACCGCTCCCCACTGACCTGATCACCCAAATCGTTACCTTTCGGGTTCATGAAATCACTGATTGA
- a CDS encoding APC family permease yields MQNLSRHISFPRLLILGASSVIGSSWIYTNGIFFDKYGAGGEIFGFVLATFITVLASLSFAELSSIFPRSGGPVVYSYLAFGKRLGFATGWAILGAYLSALSFYVTASSMLLATLVPQISAGPGYTIAGAHVSLMELAIGVAFTLLIFALNVRGTKLTAGVQAVLFIGLVILGGTLVGTGFTQGSVHNFWPAFSTGTDPWANVIRFVLPAMTFLTGWEVVTILAEEAAMPPRKIGKAVVGAILLAASYYIVVLLASAWVYPWQKTAKFSMGSIKAYTEAGFPLLGTAAYLIAFLGLLTSFIGLFTAAPRLILSLSRAGLLPQQFARINEKHNTPVNATILVLVFAVGFGWLGKGAMTYFLDLGGFFVAMAWAITAMALWRIRRDYPTLHGGFRLKRLWPSMLGGLLAVTIAIGTLYPKSPVALAWPTEYIMLAVWIGLGLLFYWLGRKEHQPANTALHHLLGDEEFKRLRDVEKK; encoded by the coding sequence ATGCAGAATTTGTCCCGCCACATTTCATTTCCCCGTCTCTTAATTCTGGGAGCCTCCAGTGTTATTGGGAGTAGCTGGATTTACACGAACGGTATCTTCTTCGATAAATACGGGGCTGGGGGCGAAATCTTCGGCTTTGTGCTAGCCACCTTTATCACCGTGCTCGCCTCTCTCTCCTTCGCCGAGCTCTCCTCAATTTTCCCCCGTAGTGGTGGGCCAGTCGTGTACAGTTACCTTGCGTTCGGTAAACGACTGGGTTTTGCGACAGGGTGGGCAATTCTGGGAGCCTACCTGAGTGCCCTCTCCTTCTACGTAACGGCCAGCAGTATGTTACTGGCAACGTTGGTCCCCCAGATATCGGCAGGACCTGGCTACACCATTGCTGGCGCCCACGTGTCACTGATGGAGCTGGCGATTGGTGTGGCCTTCACGCTCTTAATTTTCGCGCTAAATGTCCGGGGCACTAAATTGACGGCGGGCGTGCAAGCGGTCCTGTTCATTGGTCTGGTCATCTTAGGCGGTACCTTGGTGGGCACTGGCTTTACCCAAGGGAGTGTCCACAACTTTTGGCCTGCGTTTAGTACCGGAACGGACCCTTGGGCTAACGTGATTCGTTTTGTACTCCCGGCCATGACGTTTCTGACCGGTTGGGAAGTCGTCACGATTCTGGCAGAGGAAGCGGCTATGCCACCCCGCAAAATTGGAAAAGCAGTCGTGGGCGCCATTTTGTTGGCGGCCAGCTACTACATCGTGGTGCTGCTAGCAAGTGCGTGGGTCTACCCATGGCAGAAAACGGCTAAATTCAGCATGGGCTCCATTAAGGCGTACACGGAGGCGGGGTTCCCACTACTGGGAACGGCGGCCTACCTGATTGCCTTCTTGGGATTGCTAACGAGCTTCATTGGACTGTTCACGGCGGCCCCCCGGCTAATCCTCTCATTATCTCGAGCAGGTTTGTTGCCACAGCAGTTTGCTAGGATTAATGAAAAACACAATACACCGGTAAACGCGACGATTTTGGTACTGGTATTTGCGGTTGGCTTCGGCTGGCTGGGCAAAGGTGCCATGACCTACTTCCTGGATTTAGGGGGCTTCTTCGTAGCAATGGCTTGGGCCATCACGGCAATGGCTCTGTGGCGGATTCGCCGAGATTATCCAACGCTCCACGGGGGCTTTCGACTAAAGCGACTCTGGCCAAGTATGTTGGGTGGGCTGTTAGCGGTGACCATTGCCATCGGCACGCTATACCCGAAGTCGCCAGTTGCCTTAGCCTGGCCAACCGAATACATTATGCTGGCCGTGTGGATTGGGCTGGGATTACTGTTTTACTGGTTGGGACGCAAGGAGCATCAGCCTGCCAATACGGCATTGCACCATTTATTGGGCGATGAAGAATTTAAGCGATTGCGGGACGTGGAGAAGAAATAA